From the Roseateles sp. XES5 genome, one window contains:
- the ileS gene encoding isoleucine--tRNA ligase, producing MNDTPEKVDYSSTLYLPQTDFPMRAGLPQKEPETVSRWQKMDLYKKLRASAAGREKFVLHDGPPYANGQIHMGHAVNKILKDMIVKARQLQGFDAAYIPGWDCHGLPIEWKIEEKYREKGKNKDEVPVNEFRQECRDFAGGWIKIQADEFKRLGIEGDFENPYTTMNFHAEARIAGELLKIARSGQLYRGSKPVMWSVVERTALAEAEVEYADVESDTIWVKFPVVEGAADLMGNYVVIWTTTPWTIPGNRAIAFSSRYPYGLFEVESAQNDFGPQPGEKLIFATRLADEAAAKAKLTFKFLRDVEPAELAAITCAHPLKDLGYTFPVPLLDGDHVTDDAGTGFVHTAPSHGREDFDAWTASARELEARGISSRIPFPVDDAGFYTADAPGFDGARVMDDNGKKGDANERVIKALIASNTLFARGRLKHSYPHSWRSKKPVIFRNTPQWFVYMDKELGDGTTLRSRSLKAIDDTRFVPASGQNRLRAMIESRPDWVLSRQRAWGVPIAVFADENGEVLLDEAVNARILDAFEKEGADAWFADGAKERFLGNDHDAARWTQVMDILDVWFDSGSTHTFTLEDRPDLKWPADVYLEGSDQHRGWFHSSLLESCATRGRAPYNAVVTHGFTMDEKGEKMSKSKGNVVSPQDVMKESGADILRLWVMTTDYWEDQRLGKTIIQTNIDAYRKLRNTVRWMLGTLAHDTGEEIAHADMPELEKLMLHRLSQLDAVVREGYDAFDFKKIARALIDFSNVELSAFYFDVRKDALYCDAPSSLKRRAALCVIRKLFECLVTWLAPMLPFTMEEAWLSRKPDAVSVHLEQFPAVPAEWRDDALEAKWEKIRDVRSVVTGALEIERREKRIGASLEAAPVVYVDDPELLKALEGQDFAEICITSAIAIVAGNGPADAFRLPEVAKVSVEPKLAEGAKCARSWRITTDVGSDADYPDVSARDAAALREIGFRRAA from the coding sequence ATGAACGATACGCCCGAAAAAGTCGATTATTCGTCCACCCTCTACCTGCCGCAGACGGATTTCCCCATGCGCGCCGGCCTGCCGCAGAAGGAGCCGGAAACGGTGTCCCGCTGGCAGAAGATGGACCTCTACAAGAAGCTGCGCGCCTCCGCCGCCGGCCGCGAGAAGTTCGTGCTGCACGACGGCCCGCCCTATGCCAATGGCCAGATCCATATGGGCCATGCGGTCAACAAGATCCTCAAGGACATGATCGTCAAGGCGCGCCAGCTGCAAGGCTTTGACGCCGCCTACATCCCAGGCTGGGACTGCCACGGCCTGCCCATCGAATGGAAGATCGAGGAAAAGTACCGCGAGAAGGGCAAGAACAAGGACGAGGTGCCGGTCAACGAATTCCGCCAGGAATGCCGTGACTTCGCCGGCGGCTGGATCAAGATCCAGGCCGACGAGTTCAAGCGCCTCGGCATCGAGGGCGACTTCGAGAACCCCTACACGACGATGAACTTCCACGCGGAAGCCCGCATCGCCGGCGAACTCCTGAAGATCGCCAGGTCCGGCCAGCTCTATCGCGGCTCCAAGCCCGTCATGTGGTCGGTCGTCGAGCGCACGGCGCTGGCCGAGGCCGAGGTCGAATATGCCGATGTCGAGAGCGACACGATCTGGGTGAAGTTCCCGGTCGTGGAAGGCGCCGCAGACCTTATGGGCAACTATGTCGTCATCTGGACGACCACGCCCTGGACGATCCCCGGCAACCGCGCCATCGCCTTCTCCTCGCGCTATCCCTACGGCCTCTTCGAGGTCGAGAGCGCGCAGAACGATTTCGGCCCGCAGCCCGGCGAGAAGCTGATCTTCGCAACGCGTCTTGCCGACGAGGCGGCCGCCAAGGCGAAGCTCACCTTCAAGTTCCTGCGTGACGTCGAGCCGGCGGAACTTGCCGCCATCACCTGCGCCCATCCGCTCAAGGATCTCGGCTACACGTTCCCGGTTCCGCTGCTCGACGGCGACCACGTCACCGACGATGCCGGCACGGGCTTCGTGCACACCGCGCCGAGCCACGGCCGCGAGGACTTTGACGCCTGGACGGCCAGCGCCCGCGAACTGGAAGCGCGCGGCATCTCGTCCAGGATCCCGTTCCCGGTCGACGACGCGGGCTTCTACACGGCCGACGCTCCCGGCTTCGACGGCGCGCGCGTCATGGATGACAACGGCAAGAAGGGCGATGCCAACGAGCGTGTCATCAAGGCGCTGATCGCCTCCAACACGCTGTTCGCCCGTGGCCGCCTCAAGCATTCCTACCCGCATTCCTGGCGTTCCAAGAAGCCGGTCATCTTCCGCAACACGCCGCAGTGGTTCGTCTACATGGACAAGGAACTGGGCGACGGCACCACGCTGCGCTCGCGCTCGCTGAAGGCGATCGACGATACCCGCTTCGTGCCGGCGAGCGGCCAGAACCGCCTGCGCGCCATGATCGAAAGCCGCCCGGACTGGGTGCTCTCGCGCCAGCGCGCCTGGGGTGTTCCGATCGCCGTCTTCGCCGACGAGAACGGCGAGGTTCTGCTGGACGAGGCCGTTAATGCCCGCATCCTCGATGCCTTCGAGAAGGAAGGCGCCGACGCCTGGTTCGCCGATGGCGCCAAGGAGCGCTTCCTCGGCAACGACCACGACGCGGCCAGGTGGACGCAGGTCATGGACATCCTCGACGTCTGGTTCGACTCGGGCTCCACGCACACCTTCACGCTCGAAGACCGTCCGGACCTGAAGTGGCCGGCCGATGTCTATCTCGAAGGCTCGGACCAGCATCGCGGCTGGTTCCATTCCTCGCTGCTCGAAAGCTGCGCGACGCGCGGCCGTGCGCCCTACAACGCCGTCGTCACCCATGGCTTCACCATGGACGAGAAGGGCGAGAAGATGTCGAAGTCCAAGGGCAACGTCGTCTCGCCGCAGGACGTGATGAAGGAATCGGGCGCCGATATCCTGCGCCTGTGGGTCATGACGACGGACTACTGGGAAGACCAGCGCCTCGGCAAGACAATCATCCAGACCAACATCGACGCCTACCGCAAGCTGCGCAACACGGTGCGCTGGATGCTGGGCACGCTGGCGCACGACACGGGCGAGGAGATCGCCCATGCCGACATGCCGGAGCTGGAAAAGCTGATGCTGCACCGGCTCTCGCAGCTCGATGCCGTCGTGCGCGAGGGCTATGACGCCTTCGACTTCAAGAAGATCGCCCGCGCGCTGATCGATTTCTCCAACGTCGAGCTCTCGGCCTTCTACTTCGACGTCCGCAAGGATGCGCTCTACTGCGACGCCCCGTCCTCGCTGAAGCGCCGCGCCGCGCTCTGCGTCATCCGCAAGCTGTTCGAGTGCCTCGTCACCTGGCTGGCGCCCATGCTGCCCTTCACGATGGAAGAGGCCTGGCTGTCGCGCAAGCCCGACGCCGTCTCGGTCCACCTGGAGCAGTTCCCCGCCGTGCCGGCCGAATGGCGCGACGATGCGCTGGAAGCCAAGTGGGAGAAGATCCGCGACGTGCGTTCGGTCGTCACCGGCGCGCTGGAAATCGAACGCCGCGAGAAGCGCATCGGCGCCTCGCTGGAAGCCGCTCCAGTGGTCTATGTCGACGATCCGGAGCTTTTGAAGGCGCTGGAAGGCCAGGACTTTGCGGAAATCTGCATCACCTCGGCCATCGCCATCGTCGCCGGCAACGGCCCGGCCGACGCCTTCCGCCTGCCGGAAGTCGCCAAGGTCTCCGTCGAGCCGAAGCTGGCCGAAGGCGCCAAGTGCGCCCGTTCCTGGCGCATCACGACGGATGTCGGCTCGGATGCCGATTATCCCGATGTCTCGGCCCGCGACGCCGCTGCGCTGCGCGAGATCGGCTTCCGCCGCGCCGCCTGA
- a CDS encoding bifunctional riboflavin kinase/FAD synthetase → MTVFHRNETKQPLPEHLHGGVIAIGNFDGVHRGHQAVLQRALDIAAARGIPALVLTFEPHPRTVFRPQTPVFRVTPAPLKARILEGMGFSAVIEYPFDRSFSEISAHDFIRDILMDWLHASEVVTGFDFHFGKGREGGPAFLMAAGEENGFGVTLVDAFRDENASVISSSFIRSLLGEGAVAEAAGQLGYRYTVEAEVIGGKQLGRTLGFPTANMQLPPEAELRNGIYAVRFRRPDGSLHDGVASYGRRPTVDTDGAPLLETFLFDFSGDLYGEISAVSFFGHLRDELKFDGLDALVVQMKRDEEEARALLAGVRPLGAIDQRLCF, encoded by the coding sequence ATGACGGTATTTCACAGGAACGAGACGAAGCAGCCGCTGCCGGAGCATCTGCACGGCGGCGTCATCGCCATAGGCAATTTCGACGGCGTGCATCGCGGCCACCAGGCCGTTCTGCAGCGCGCGCTCGACATCGCCGCAGCGCGCGGCATTCCCGCGCTGGTGCTGACCTTCGAGCCGCATCCGCGCACCGTCTTCCGCCCGCAAACCCCGGTCTTCCGCGTGACGCCCGCGCCGCTGAAGGCGCGCATTCTCGAAGGCATGGGCTTTTCCGCCGTCATCGAATATCCCTTCGATCGCTCGTTCTCGGAAATCTCCGCCCACGATTTCATCCGCGACATCCTGATGGACTGGCTGCACGCCTCCGAGGTCGTCACGGGCTTCGACTTCCATTTCGGCAAGGGCAGGGAAGGCGGACCGGCCTTCCTGATGGCGGCTGGCGAGGAAAACGGCTTCGGCGTCACGCTGGTCGATGCCTTCCGGGACGAGAACGCCTCGGTCATCTCCTCCAGCTTCATCCGCTCGCTGCTCGGCGAGGGGGCCGTGGCGGAAGCGGCCGGCCAGCTCGGCTATCGCTACACGGTCGAAGCCGAGGTGATCGGCGGCAAGCAGCTCGGCCGCACGCTCGGCTTCCCGACCGCCAACATGCAGCTTCCGCCCGAGGCGGAACTGCGCAACGGCATCTACGCCGTGCGTTTCCGCCGCCCCGATGGCAGCCTCCATGACGGCGTCGCCAGCTACGGCCGCCGCCCGACGGTCGACACGGACGGCGCGCCGCTGCTCGAAACCTTCCTCTTCGACTTCTCCGGCGATCTCTACGGCGAAATCTCCGCCGTCTCCTTCTTCGGCCACCTGCGGGACGAATTGAAGTTCGACGGCCTCGATGCGCTCGTCGTGCAGATGAAGCGCGACGAGGAGGAGGCGCGCGCGCTGCTGGCCGGCGTGCGCCCCCTCGGGGCAATCGACCAGCGGCTCTGTTTCTAG
- a CDS encoding TIGR01459 family HAD-type hydrolase: MAQRIQSFRDIAAQYDVVLCDVWGVLHNGVEAFSYASEALAEARAAGLAVVLITNSPRPHPGVKVQIRGLGVLDEAYDRIVTSGDVTRALIEAAPKKVYFIGADKDSPLLDGLGTKEVGADEAEVVVCAGLRDDEVETIEDYRAELTALAARKLPFICANPDLVVERGHRLIPCAGAIAQLYEDLGGTTRIAGKPHRPIYEKSLAEARAVHGAFDMSRVIAIGDGMPTDVRGAEAYGLDVLYISGGIHAQHYVEAGRTDEAKLDAFLAQENAHPKWWIPRLQ; the protein is encoded by the coding sequence ATGGCTCAACGCATCCAATCCTTCCGCGACATCGCCGCGCAGTATGACGTGGTGCTCTGTGACGTCTGGGGCGTCCTGCACAACGGCGTCGAGGCCTTTTCCTACGCTTCCGAGGCGCTGGCCGAGGCCCGGGCCGCGGGCCTTGCCGTCGTGCTGATCACCAATTCGCCGCGCCCGCATCCCGGCGTGAAGGTGCAGATCCGCGGCCTCGGCGTGCTCGACGAAGCCTATGACCGCATCGTCACCTCGGGCGACGTCACCCGTGCGCTGATCGAAGCCGCGCCGAAGAAGGTCTATTTCATCGGGGCGGACAAGGATTCTCCGCTGCTCGACGGTCTCGGCACCAAAGAGGTCGGGGCGGACGAGGCCGAGGTCGTTGTCTGCGCGGGCCTGCGCGACGACGAAGTGGAGACGATCGAGGACTATCGCGCGGAACTGACGGCGCTCGCCGCCCGCAAGCTGCCCTTCATCTGCGCCAATCCCGATCTCGTCGTCGAACGCGGCCACAGGCTCATCCCCTGTGCCGGTGCGATCGCACAGCTTTACGAAGACCTCGGCGGCACGACGCGTATCGCCGGCAAGCCGCATCGCCCGATCTACGAAAAGTCGCTGGCCGAGGCGCGCGCCGTGCACGGCGCCTTCGACATGTCCCGGGTGATCGCCATCGGCGACGGCATGCCCACCGACGTGCGCGGCGCCGAAGCCTATGGCCTCGATGTGCTCTATATCTCGGGCGGCATCCACGCCCAGCACTATGTCGAAGCCGGCCGCACCGACGAGGCGAAGCTGGACGCCTTCCTCGCGCAAGAAAACGCCCACCCGAAATGGTGGATCCCCCGGCTGCAGTGA
- the groES gene encoding co-chaperone GroES has translation MASTNFRPLHDRVVVRRVESEEKTKGGIIIPDTAKEKPQEGEIVAVGSGARDESGKVVALDVKVGDRVLFGKWSGTEVKLNGEDLLIMKEADIMGIIG, from the coding sequence ATGGCAAGCACCAACTTCCGCCCGCTTCACGACCGCGTCGTCGTTCGTCGCGTCGAGTCCGAAGAAAAGACCAAGGGCGGGATCATCATTCCGGATACCGCCAAGGAAAAGCCGCAGGAAGGCGAAATCGTCGCCGTCGGTTCCGGCGCCCGTGACGAAAGCGGCAAGGTCGTCGCTCTCGACGTCAAGGTTGGCGACCGCGTCCTGTTCGGCAAGTGGTCGGGCACCGAAGTCAAGCTCAACGGCGAAGACCTTCTGATCATGAAGGAAGCCGACATCATGGGCATCATCGGCTGA